AGAGCAGCTGGCCCAGGGCGCCGCAGCGGAAGGCGAGTTCGCGGAGGTTCTCGGCGTCCACGGGCGAGCCCGCCCCGGCGAGCGAGGTGCGCGGCACGTGCAGCAGCAGGATGGCGGCGGCCCCGGCGAGGGCGCGCTGCTGCATGCAGGCGCGGGCCACCTCGTCGGTGGACGGCAGCCGTACGGGCTGCCGCTCGCCGGTCCTCAGCCGGTACACGGCGTCCTGCCCGGGTTCCGTCGTCGCCCGCAGGACCAGGGTCGCGGAGAGCGGGGAGCTGTCGGGAAGGTCGGTCTCCAGCGGTGTGGACAGGGCCGAGACGGCCTGCCAGACGGCGGCGGCGGGGACGGGTTCGCCCGTGAACGCCTTGCTGGAGACCCGCGTCCCGATCAGCTCCGGCCATGTGGACGGCTCCCCCAAGCCGCTTCGCGGCTCGGGGAGTTGCCGGTCGGTACGGACGTGGGCGAGTGGTGCCGGCGCGGTTCGCGGGGCCGGGGAGCCGGAGTGCCCGGGCCACCCGGCGAGGGAGTCCCAGCAGGTGCTCTCCAGCCACGACCGCCAGGTGGGCCCGCGCAGCTCCCGGTCGGTGTCGTCGTGCACCCGCCAGCGGGTCCACGACGCGTCGTCGGCCCGGCCGGCCGGTACCAGGATCGCGGAGTGGACCTCCCGACAGTTCTCGCCCGCCTCCAGCAGCTCCGAGAGGGCTTCTCTGGGGAAGCGCAGCCGCAGCGCCCCCGCGGCGCCGCGGCCGGCCGCGGCCAGGATGAGGTTTCCGGCCGCGTGCCCCGCGTCGAGCTGCGTGTAGAGGTAGCCGCGGTCGCCGTACTTGCGCATCGAGAGCCAGGGCCGGGTGAGCGTGACCACGAGCGCTCCCCCATCCTCCGGGACGGCCAGCATGGACGCGTCCAGCGCGGCGGCGACACGGGGACCCGCGGCCAGCCGGGCGCAGGTCCGCCGGTCGGCGTCGATCCGGAAGGCCGTCGGGACGCCGCGCTCCATGACGAGGACGGCGAACTCGTACGGGTACACGGCTCCGGCAGACGGGACCGCCCGGGCCGCGTACGAGCCGCAGGAACGGTTGGCGCGGCTGGTCAGCACGCCCTCGTCGAGCAGGGTCAGGGCGAGGCGCAGACCGGGCGCGGCGACGGGTCCGGCGGCCGGCTCGGGTGCCGCGGCCGGCAGGGCCACCCTCGCCCACAGGTCGGCGGCGCGGCTCGGGGATTCACGCTCGGGCTCCGCGCAGGCGACCGATACGGATTTCGGAGTAACCAGATTTCCTTGCACGTCTGACGCAACCTCCTATTCACTGACAGTCCATGGAATGCACACGAGGCAGGCAGGACTCTCCGCACTGATATTGCGGACCCCATGCACCACGGAGGAATGTGAGGGGCATGCCATCTACGGTTGCAGCGATCCCCTTGCGGGACTTGTATCCGCCTTCTGACCAGGGGTGATGCGTGTGGATCGCGAGACGGGTGAGTGACGTTCCTTCCGCCCGCCCTGCCGCGTCGATCGCGGCATGAAATTTTCTGCCCGGCCCCCCGTCTCGGAATGTGGCACGTATCCGGGAAACGCCTCGCCCCCACGAGAACGCATGATCGGTTACGGCCATCGCCAGCATGCCAAGCAGGCCGAGGATTGGTCAAGACCATTGAAACAAAGCTGTTTAATAAATCCCACCCAACCGACTGAATGCTGTAAATCGGACACCGGTCGGGAGCGGGCGCTCCTCGGCGGCGGACGCCCGTGTCGTGGGATGCTGGCCGGATGACGATGTCGGACCTGGTTCGGCTCCGCCGGGCCCGCGACCTGATGGACCGCGACTACGCGGAGCCGCTCGACGTGCCCGCGCTGGCGCGTGCGGCGCACATGTCGCCCGGCCACTTCTCGCGGAGCTTCCGCGCGGCCTTCGGCGAGACCCCGTACAGCTATCTGATGACGCGCAGGATCGAGCGCGCCAAGGCGCTGCTGCGGCGCGGCGACCTGTCGGTGACGGAGGTCTGCTTCGCGGTCGGCTGTACGTCCCTCGGGTCGTTCAGCTCTCGGTTCACGGAGCTGGTGGGCGAGAGCCCCAGCGCGTACCGGGCGCGCTCCCACGACGCGGGCGTGGCCATCCCGGCGTGCGTCGCGAAGATCTTCACGCGACCGGTCAGGAATGGAGAAGCGAGGCCCGGGGCCGCGCCGTAGCGTAAGCCGCATGGACATCAAGCTCTCGCAGTGCTTCATCGCCGTCGACGACCACGACAAGGCACTCGCCTTCTACCGGGACGCGCTCGGCCTCGAGGTGCGCAACGACGTGGGGTTCGAGGGGATGCGCTGGGTGACGGTCGGCTCGCCGTCGCAGCCCGACGTGGAGATCGTGCTGGAACCGCCGCTCGCCGACCCCAACGCCTCCCCGGCGGACCGGCAGGCCATGGCCGAGCTGCTCGCCAAGGGCATGCTGCGCGGGGTGATCTTCGCGACCGAGGACTGCGACGCCACGTTCGAGAAGGTCCGCGCCTCGGGCGCCGAGGTGCTCCAGGAGCCGATGGACCAGCCGTACGGCGTCCGCGACTGCGCCTTCCGCGATCCCGCGGGCAACATGCTGCGCTTCACGCAGCGCCGCACCGCGTGACCCCGCCCGTCACGACGACCACCGATCCCGCCGAACCAGCCGATCCCGCCGCGGCCTTTGAGGGTTCCCGGCGCTCCGAGCGCCCGGGGGACCCCGGGGGACCCGGCCGAGGCCTTACCGATGGAGAACCGATGAGCAGGGCCGCGAGGACGGCGACTGAGCCGTCCGCGCCGCACGTCGCCGACAGTCACGATCTCATCCGTGTGCAGGGCGCCCGCGAGAACAACCTCAAGGACGTCAGCATCGAGATCCCGAAACGCCGGCTGACGGTGTTCACCGGCGTCTCGGGCTCGGGCAAGAGCTCGCTGGTGTTCGACACGATCGCCGCGGAGTCGCAGCGGCTGATCAACGAGACGTACAGCGCGTTCGTCCAGGGCTTCATGCCGACGCTGGCCCGGCCCGAGGTGGACGTGCTGGACGGGCTGACGACGGCGATCATCGTGGACCAGCAGCGGATGGGCGCCGACCCGCGCTCCACCGTCGGCACCGCCACCGACGCCAACGCGATGCTGCGCATCCTGTTCAGCAGGCTCGGCACACCGCACATCGGCCCGCCCTCCGCGTACGCCTTCAACGTCCCCTCGGTCCGGGCGAGCGGCGCGATCACGGTGGAGAAGGGCGCCAAGAAGGCGGTGAGGGCGACCTACTCGCGCACCGGCGGCATGTGCACCCGGTGCGAGGGCCGGGGCACGGTCTCCGACATCGACCTGACCCAGCTCTACGACGACTCCAAGTCGATCTCCGAGGGCGCGTTCACCATCCCCGGCTGGAAGTCGGACAGCTTCTGGACGGTGCGGCTCTACGCCGAATCGGGCTTCCTCGACCCGGACAAGCCGATCCGCGACTTCTCCGAGAAGGAGATGCGCGACTTCCTCCACCGCGAGCCGACCAAGGTCAAGGTGGAGGGTGTGAACCTCACCTACGAGGGCCTCATCCCCAAGATCCAGAAGTCGTTCCTGTCCAAGGACCGGGAGGCGATGCAGCCGCACATCCGGGCGTTCGTGGACCGGGCGGTCACCTTCACCACCTGCCCCGAGTGCGACGGCACGCGGCTGACCGAGGCGGCCAGGTCGTCCAAGATCAAGGGGATCAGCATCGCCGACGCGTGCGCGATGCAGATCAGCGACCTGGCGGAGTGGGTCGGCGGTCTGGACGAGCCGTCGGTGGCGCCGCTGCTGGCGAAGCTGCGGCACACCCTGGACTCGTTCGTGGAGATCGGCCTCGGCTACCTGGCGCTCGACCGGCCGTCGGGCACCCTGTCCGGCGGCGAGGCGCAGCGGGTGAAGATGATCCGCCACCTCGGCTCGTCGCTCACCGATGTCACGTACGTCTTCGACGAGCCGACCGTCGGCCTGCACCCGCATGACATCCAGCGGATGAACGACCTGCTGCTGCGGCTGCGCGACAAGGGCAACACGGTGCTCGTGGTGGAGCACAAGCCCGAGGTGATCGCGGTCGCCGACCATGTCGTGGACCTCGGACCCGGCGCGGGCACGGGCGGCGGCGAGGTCGTGTACGAGGGGACCGTCGAGGGCCTGCGGGCGGCCCGTACCGTCACAGGACGCCACCTCGACGACCGGGCCGCGCTCAAGAAGACCGTACGGGAGCCGGCCGGCGCCCTGGAGATCCGCGGCGCGACGGCGAACAACCTGCGGAACGTCGACGTGGACATCCCGCTCGGGGTGCTGACCGTCGTCACCGGTGTCGCGGGCTCCGGGAAGAGCTCGCTCATCCACGGGTCGGTCCCGGCCGGCGCGGGGGTCGTGTCGGTGGACCAGAGCCCGATCAAGGGCTCGCGGCGGAGCAACCCGGCGACGTACACGGGGCTGCTCGACCCGATCCGCAAGGCGTTCGCGAAGGCCAACGGCGTGAAGCCCGCGCTGTTCAGCGCCAACTCCGAGGGCGCCTGTCCCACCTGCAACGGCGCCGGGGTCGTCTACACCGACCTGGCGATGATGGCGGGGGTCGCGACCACCTGCGAGGACTGCGAGGGGAAGCGGTTCCAGGCGTCGGTGCTGGAGCACCACCTCGGCGGCCTCGACATCAGCGAGGTCCTCGCGATGCCGGTGGCCCAGGCCGAGGAGTTCTTCGGCGCGGGCGAGGCGCACACCCCGGCGGCCCACCGGATCCTGGAGCGGATGGCCGACGTCGGGCTCGGCTACCTCACCCTGGGCCAGCCGCTCACCACCCTGTCCGGGGGCGAGCGGCAACGGCTGAAGCTGGCCACGCACATGGGCGAGAAGGGCGGCGTCTACGTCCTGGACGAGCCGACCACGGGCCTCCACCTCGCCGACGTCGAGCAACTGCTCGGTCTGCTGGACCGGCTGGTGGACTCGGGCAAGTCCGTCATCGTCATCGAGCACCACCAGGCGGTCATGGCGCACGCGGACTGGATCATCGACCTGGGCCCCGGCGCCGGCCACGACGGCGGCCGTGTCGTCTACGAGGGCACCCCCGCCGACCTGGTCGCCACCCGGCCCACCCTCACCGGCGAGCACCTCGCGGCGTACCTGGGCCACTGACCCCGGTCCCCACCCGGCCGCCCGTCCCGTCACGGGGCGGGCGGCCACCGTCGTCGGGCGCTCCGACGGATGCCGTGGCGCTTCACGCGGCGTGAGGGCGTACGGGCTGCCGGGTCCGGCCGGGGCCCCGTGCGGGCTTCGGGGTCCGGACCCGGGGCGCCTCGCGGGTGCTGGGTAGGGTGGGCGGAGCACATCGTGAGCGGGAACTAGGAGCAGACGTGAGCGGACCGGCGGCCATCGCCCTTCAGCAGGAGATCGCCCGGGAACTCCAGGTCGCGGAGGTCTTCGAGGCCGAGCGGGAGATCGAGCGCCGGGTGTCCTTCCTCGCCGAGCGGCTCACCTCCACGGGGCTGCGCTCCCTGGTGCTGGGCATCAGCGGCGGCGTCGACTCCACCACCGCCGGTCGGCTCTGCCAGCTCGCGGTCGAGCGGGTCCGGGCGGCGGGGCACGAGGCGCGGTTCTACGCGATGCGGCTGCCCTACGGCGTCCAGGCCGACGAGCACGACGCGCAGCTCGCCCTCTCCTTCATCCGGGCCGACCACGTGCTCACCGTGGACGTCAGGCCCGCGAGCGACGCCGCGCTCCGGGCCGCGCTCGACGGCGGGGTGACGTTCCGCGACGCCCACCACCAGGACTTCGTGCTCGGCAACATCAAGGCCCGGCAGCGCATGATCGCCCAGTACGCGGTGGCCGGGGCGCACGACGGCCTGGTCGTCGGCACGGACCACGCGGCGGAGGCGGTGTCCGGGTTCTTCACCAAGTTCGGTGACGGGGCCGCCGACCTGGTCCCGCTGACCGGCCTGACCAAGCGCCGGGTGCGCGCCGTCGCGGACGCGCTGGGCGCGCCCGCCGAGCTGGTGTGGAAGACGCCGACGGCGGACCTGGAGACCCTCGCCCCGGGCAAGGCGGACGAGGACGCCCTCGGCGTCACGTACGACGACATCGACGACTTCCTGGAGGGCAAGCCGGTCGAGGAGCGGGCCTTCGACACGATCGTCCGCCGGTACCGCCTCACCGAGCACAAGCGGCGACTGCCGATCGCTCCGCACTGACCTGAGACCGCCGGGTGCCGGTCGCCCCCGTCGGCCGGCCGTCCGCCGGGGTGCCCGGTGGACGCCCGTGTGGTCGAGGGCAGATGACGCCTCGGTGTCCATCTCGCGGGGGAAAGCTGAACTGCTGTTCGGCGGCCCTCCGCGCCGCTACGCTGTCCCGCAGTCACGGGCCGTTACGCACTGTCACGGAGGCGCGCGGATGGGGGAGCCGGTGTTCGGCGTGCTGGGGCCGCTCCGGGTGCGAGGGCACGGCGGGCCGGGAGCCGTGCCGCTGGGCGGGCCGAAACCCCGGGCGGTGCTCGCGACGCTGCTGCTCCAGCCCGGCTCGTTCGTCTCCCTCGACGTGCTGACGGAGGTGCTGTGGCCGGGCGGGGCGCCCCGGTCGGCGGTCGCCAACGTCCGTACGTACGTCCGCGGTTTACGGCGGGCCCTGGCGGCGGCCGGGGTGGCGACGGACGGGCTGCGCACGCTGCCCGCTGGCTACGCCCTCGACGTGGCGCCCGGCGACCACGACCTGCTGCTGTTCGAACAGCGCCTCGAACTCGCCCGTGCCGCCCGCGACCGGGGCGACGACGGCGCGACCCTGCGCGGGTACGAGTCGGCGCTCGCCCTGTGGCGCGGCGGCGTCCTCCAGGACCTGCCGTCGAGCGTCGTGTGGGACCCGGCGCTGACCCGCGCGGAGGAGCTGCGGTCGCTCGCCGCCGACGAGTGCCTCCAGGTGCGGCTGCGCCTCGGCGAGTACGCGCCGCTCGTCGCGGACCTGCGGGAGCGGCTCGCGCGGGACCCGCTAAGGGAGGATCTGTGGCAGATGCTCGTCCGCGCGCTGTACGGCGCCGGGCGCGCCGCCGACGCGCGTGCCGCGTACGCCGAGGCCGAACGCGTCCTCGCCGCCGAACTGGGCGTCGCGCCCGGCGCGGCGCTCCGCGCGGCGGGCGAGGAGGTCAACGGGTATCCCGCGCGGCGCCGCCCCGCCTCTTCGGCGCCGGTCTGCCAGCTCCCCATGGACCTCCCGGACTTCACCGGCCGGGACGACGAGGTCGCCGCGCTGGAAGGGCTGCTGTCGTCGGCGGGGCGGCGGCCGGTCGTCGCCGTCGTGTCGGGCCCGCCGGGGTCGGGCAAGTCCACTCTGGTGGTGCGGGTGGCGCACCGGGTGCGGGAGTTGTTCCCCGACGGGCAGCTGTTCGTGGACCTGGGCGGCATGAGCGGGAAGCCGCGTGAGGCGGAGGACGTGCTCGCGGAGATGCTGCGCGCGCTGGGCGTCATCGACAACGCGATACCGGCCGGGCCCGGTGAGCGGGCGGCGCTGCTGCGCTCCCGGCTGGCGCAGCGGCGGGTGCTGATCGTGCTGGACGACGCCGCGTCGGGCGCCCAGGTGCGGCCGCTGCTGCCGGGCACGGGCGGCTCGGCGGTGCTGGTCGGGTCGCGTCGCAGGATGCCGTCGCTCCCGGCCCACTCCTGCCCGCTGGGCGTGATGCGGCGCGAGGAGGCGCGGGCGCTGCTCGGCAGGATCATCGGGGAGGAGCGGCTGCGGGCCGCGGGCGCCGACGCCGACCGGGTGCTCGCCGGCTGCGGGCTGCTGCCGCTGGCCGTACGCATCGCCGGGGCCCGGCTGGCGAACCGGCCCGGCTGGTCCGTCGCCGCGCTCGCCGACTTCCTGCACGACGAGCGGGGGCGGCTGGACCAGCTGCGCACCGGGGAGCTGGAGGTGCGGGCGAGCGCCGAGCTGAGCTACCGGCATCTGCCGGGGCGGGCGGCGTCCGCGTTCCGGGCGTTCGGCGAGCTGCCGGGCGAGGCGGTGCCCGGCTGGCTCGTCGCGGTCGCCGCCGGGGACACGGGAGCGCGGGCGAGGGCGCCGGAGCCGTTGGAGACGCTGCTCGACGAGCATCTGGTCGAGGTGACCGCCACCGACCCGCTCGGACTTCAGCGCTACCGCATGCACGACCTGCTGCGCATCTACGCGCGTGAACTCGCGGAGGCCGACGCGCCGCCGGTACGGGACGCCCGGCGGCTCCAGGTCGTGGACGCGCTCATCGCGCTGGCCCGCTGCGCCAACGGGGCGATGCCCACCCGGTTCCTCGGCGTCCTCGGCGAGCCCATGCCGCTGCCTGAGCCCGCCGCGGGGGTCGCCGCCGCGCTGCGGGCCCGGCCCGTGGAGTGGTTCGAGGGCGAGCGGCGCGTGCTCGTCGCCACCGTGGAGGCCGCGCTGCGCCTGGGCCGTCCGTCGCGCGCCGCCGACCTGGCGGTGGAACTCGCCGGGTTCTTCGACATGCGCGGCTACTACGGGGACTGGCTGCGCACCCACCGGCTCGTCCTGGACGCGCTGCCCGCGCCCGGTGACGTCCGTACGGCGGCCCTGCTGCGCAACCTGGGCCAGCTCCACCTGTACCAGGACCGCTACGCCGAGGCGCGGGACTCCTTCGACCGGTCGCGCGCCCTGTTCGACGCCGTCGGGCACCGCTCGGGCGCGGCGCTCGCCGGGCTCGGCACCGGGTCGGTGCTGCGGGAGACCGGCGATACGGACGGCGCGATGGAGGCGTTCGCGGACGCGCTGCGGGCCTTCGGAGAGGCGGGCGACCGGTACGGCGAGGCCGTGGCGCACAACGCGATCGCCTCCGTGTGGCTGGAGCGGCGGGACGCCGGGGCGGCGGCGCCGTGGCTGGCGGGCGCGCTGGCGCTGTCCCGGGAGGCCGGTGACCGGCACCGGGAGGCGCAGGTGCGGCGCCGGATCGCCGTACTGCACGAGCTGCGCGGTGAACCGGCGGTGGCGCGGGCTGAGCTGGAGCGGGCGCTGGAGATCTTCGACGAGCTGGCCGACACGCACTGCGCGGCGTACGTCCAGCAGAGCATCGGCGAACTGTGCCTGCGCCAGGGCGATGCGGGGCAGGCGTCGGCGCTGCTGGTCGGGGCGCTGGCGGTGCAGCGGCAGCTCGGCGACCGGCGTGCGGAGGCACGGGTGGCGTGCCTGCTGGGCGAGTTGCACCACGCGACCGGCCGGGAGCAGACCGCGCGGCGTTACTTCCACCGGTCGCTGTCGGCCTGGCGCCGCCTCGACGCCCGCGACCAGGCGGAGTTGGTGGACGCGAAGCTGCGGGCGCTGCGGTGAGCGGGGGCTACGGTTCCGGCCCCGCGGTGAACGGCGCGCTCCGGGCGCTCCGGTGAACGGCGCGCTGCGGCGCGGCGGGTGCGACGGACGGTGTGGCGTCGTGCCCTGGGCGAGGGAGCGGGCGGCCGCCGGTGTGGCGGCGGTACGGGGCGGGGTGCCGGGCCGTCGGCGGGTACGGCGGCCGGTGCTCGCCGCCGTACCCGCTGTCCGGCGCGCGCGGCCGCGGCGGGTCAGCAGCCGTTCGTACTGGTCTGGTAGCGGACCAGGTAGTCGTACCAGGTGACGCCCTGGACGACGGCGACGACGACCGAGCCGTTGTGGATCTGCTCGTAGTGCAGATGCGGGGAGATGTCGTACAGCGCGGAGGACGCTCCGACCGTGCCGATGCGCTGGCCCCGGGTCACCGTGTCGCCCTTCTGCACGTCACGCGTCTTCAGGTGCGCGTAGCGGGTCCGCCAGCCGTTGCCGTGGCCGATGACGACCGTGTTGCCGTAGCCGGTGCTGGTCGAGTAGTACGAGGAGAGGACGGTGCCGCCCGCGCTGGCGAGGACGCGTCGCCCGAGGTCGTCGGGGGTGCCGTTGGCGTCGTAGTGGTTCCAGTCGATGGAGTGGGCGGGGCTGTGGCCCTGCCAGTTGCTGCCGCGCCAGCTCTGTCCGCACACGAACGGCATGCGGAACGCGGGCCGGGTCGACTCCGCGCTCGCCGTCGTGGCGCTCCCGGCCGAGGTCCCCTGGGGCGACTGGGCCGTCGCGACGGAGGCGGGCGCGGCCGCGATCAGCGCGGCCAGGCCGCTGAGGGCGGCGAGCAGCCGCCGGCCGTGCCGGGTGCGTCTCTGCATGGTTCCTCCCGTGGTTCGCCGAGATGACGCGGCGATTGAAGGAGGAGGGCATACAAAGCGCATACAACCGCGGGCCGGACGGACGCCGGGATGGTGCGTCCGGCTGCCGCCAGGGGCCCTCGAGAAGGCCGGATTCAATTGAATCGGTAACCGGTGCGCCCGTAGTGGCGTTCACCTGCTTCGCGGCACATGATGGAGACATCCCACCCATATGGACGCCTGAGAGTTGCGGGTCCTCTCGGCTCCCACCCGTCCGCACGGGAATTGCACCTCAAGGACCGAGGCAAGTGATGTCGGTCAGACTCTCACTCTTCTCGAACAATTTTCCGGACCATTTCATCATCGACCGGACCAGCGGCGTCGACATCGCCAAGGTCGAGAACGACCTCGACCGCGACAACGCCACCTTCGAATGGACCGGCGGGCTGGGATTCGGCGAGACGGGGCAGCTCCTGCGCGCCACCGCCCCGCTGGGCTTCTGCCTGCGCATCGCGACGTTCGACGATTTCCGCATCCACAGCAAGTTCTTCACCGGGATCGACGACCCGGACGTCGCGGACGAGGTCCGCGCGGACTCGACGTTCGCCCTGGTAAGGGCGGAAATCGACCCGAATCATTTCTCCTTCCGCTCGGTGCGGTTCCCGAACCGCTTCATCCGGCACCGCGACTTCAAGCTGTTCGCCGAGCGGGTGAACACCCCTCCCGAGCTCCAGTCCGCGTGCTTCAGGTTCAATCCGCCCCTCGCGGACCAGTGAGTCCGGAAGCGAACCGGAGGATCCCATGTCAGTGCTCGCCAAACTGCTGGAGCTGACCGCTGCCAGCTGCCAGGACCGTGACGGGGAGGACGAGATCGTCATGAGCCGGGTGGGCGGAGTCCAGTTCTTCCCCACCAGCGGCACCGTTTCCATGCGCGAGGGCAGCACGGAGGAGCTGGACATCTTCGTGCCCGTCTTCGGCGACGTGCGACTCGCGCTGCACGAGGTGGACCGGGGCTCCGGCATGCCCGCACGTCTCGTGGGCACCGTTTCCATCAGTCCCGACGAAGCGGGACGCGGAACGATACGGAAGAAGTTCGAAGGCGCCG
This genomic window from Streptomyces thermolilacinus SPC6 contains:
- a CDS encoding nitroreductase family protein; the encoded protein is MALPAAAPEPAAGPVAAPGLRLALTLLDEGVLTSRANRSCGSYAARAVPSAGAVYPYEFAVLVMERGVPTAFRIDADRRTCARLAAGPRVAAALDASMLAVPEDGGALVVTLTRPWLSMRKYGDRGYLYTQLDAGHAAGNLILAAAGRGAAGALRLRFPREALSELLEAGENCREVHSAILVPAGRADDASWTRWRVHDDTDRELRGPTWRSWLESTCWDSLAGWPGHSGSPAPRTAPAPLAHVRTDRQLPEPRSGLGEPSTWPELIGTRVSSKAFTGEPVPAAAVWQAVSALSTPLETDLPDSSPLSATLVLRATTEPGQDAVYRLRTGERQPVRLPSTDEVARACMQQRALAGAAAILLLHVPRTSLAGAGSPVDAENLRELAFRCGALGQLLYLGANRASVGVTAIGGFDTPLWRTLAGLPDDHEILYALLLGSPDDSGIKFDRLALAHAQNER
- a CDS encoding helix-turn-helix domain-containing protein, with the protein product MTMSDLVRLRRARDLMDRDYAEPLDVPALARAAHMSPGHFSRSFRAAFGETPYSYLMTRRIERAKALLRRGDLSVTEVCFAVGCTSLGSFSSRFTELVGESPSAYRARSHDAGVAIPACVAKIFTRPVRNGEARPGAAP
- a CDS encoding VOC family protein, translating into MDIKLSQCFIAVDDHDKALAFYRDALGLEVRNDVGFEGMRWVTVGSPSQPDVEIVLEPPLADPNASPADRQAMAELLAKGMLRGVIFATEDCDATFEKVRASGAEVLQEPMDQPYGVRDCAFRDPAGNMLRFTQRRTA
- a CDS encoding ATP-binding cassette domain-containing protein; the protein is MSRAARTATEPSAPHVADSHDLIRVQGARENNLKDVSIEIPKRRLTVFTGVSGSGKSSLVFDTIAAESQRLINETYSAFVQGFMPTLARPEVDVLDGLTTAIIVDQQRMGADPRSTVGTATDANAMLRILFSRLGTPHIGPPSAYAFNVPSVRASGAITVEKGAKKAVRATYSRTGGMCTRCEGRGTVSDIDLTQLYDDSKSISEGAFTIPGWKSDSFWTVRLYAESGFLDPDKPIRDFSEKEMRDFLHREPTKVKVEGVNLTYEGLIPKIQKSFLSKDREAMQPHIRAFVDRAVTFTTCPECDGTRLTEAARSSKIKGISIADACAMQISDLAEWVGGLDEPSVAPLLAKLRHTLDSFVEIGLGYLALDRPSGTLSGGEAQRVKMIRHLGSSLTDVTYVFDEPTVGLHPHDIQRMNDLLLRLRDKGNTVLVVEHKPEVIAVADHVVDLGPGAGTGGGEVVYEGTVEGLRAARTVTGRHLDDRAALKKTVREPAGALEIRGATANNLRNVDVDIPLGVLTVVTGVAGSGKSSLIHGSVPAGAGVVSVDQSPIKGSRRSNPATYTGLLDPIRKAFAKANGVKPALFSANSEGACPTCNGAGVVYTDLAMMAGVATTCEDCEGKRFQASVLEHHLGGLDISEVLAMPVAQAEEFFGAGEAHTPAAHRILERMADVGLGYLTLGQPLTTLSGGERQRLKLATHMGEKGGVYVLDEPTTGLHLADVEQLLGLLDRLVDSGKSVIVIEHHQAVMAHADWIIDLGPGAGHDGGRVVYEGTPADLVATRPTLTGEHLAAYLGH
- the nadE gene encoding ammonia-dependent NAD(+) synthetase; this encodes MSGPAAIALQQEIARELQVAEVFEAEREIERRVSFLAERLTSTGLRSLVLGISGGVDSTTAGRLCQLAVERVRAAGHEARFYAMRLPYGVQADEHDAQLALSFIRADHVLTVDVRPASDAALRAALDGGVTFRDAHHQDFVLGNIKARQRMIAQYAVAGAHDGLVVGTDHAAEAVSGFFTKFGDGAADLVPLTGLTKRRVRAVADALGAPAELVWKTPTADLETLAPGKADEDALGVTYDDIDDFLEGKPVEERAFDTIVRRYRLTEHKRRLPIAPH
- a CDS encoding AfsR/SARP family transcriptional regulator; its protein translation is MGEPVFGVLGPLRVRGHGGPGAVPLGGPKPRAVLATLLLQPGSFVSLDVLTEVLWPGGAPRSAVANVRTYVRGLRRALAAAGVATDGLRTLPAGYALDVAPGDHDLLLFEQRLELARAARDRGDDGATLRGYESALALWRGGVLQDLPSSVVWDPALTRAEELRSLAADECLQVRLRLGEYAPLVADLRERLARDPLREDLWQMLVRALYGAGRAADARAAYAEAERVLAAELGVAPGAALRAAGEEVNGYPARRRPASSAPVCQLPMDLPDFTGRDDEVAALEGLLSSAGRRPVVAVVSGPPGSGKSTLVVRVAHRVRELFPDGQLFVDLGGMSGKPREAEDVLAEMLRALGVIDNAIPAGPGERAALLRSRLAQRRVLIVLDDAASGAQVRPLLPGTGGSAVLVGSRRRMPSLPAHSCPLGVMRREEARALLGRIIGEERLRAAGADADRVLAGCGLLPLAVRIAGARLANRPGWSVAALADFLHDERGRLDQLRTGELEVRASAELSYRHLPGRAASAFRAFGELPGEAVPGWLVAVAAGDTGARARAPEPLETLLDEHLVEVTATDPLGLQRYRMHDLLRIYARELAEADAPPVRDARRLQVVDALIALARCANGAMPTRFLGVLGEPMPLPEPAAGVAAALRARPVEWFEGERRVLVATVEAALRLGRPSRAADLAVELAGFFDMRGYYGDWLRTHRLVLDALPAPGDVRTAALLRNLGQLHLYQDRYAEARDSFDRSRALFDAVGHRSGAALAGLGTGSVLRETGDTDGAMEAFADALRAFGEAGDRYGEAVAHNAIASVWLERRDAGAAAPWLAGALALSREAGDRHREAQVRRRIAVLHELRGEPAVARAELERALEIFDELADTHCAAYVQQSIGELCLRQGDAGQASALLVGALAVQRQLGDRRAEARVACLLGELHHATGREQTARRYFHRSLSAWRRLDARDQAELVDAKLRALR
- a CDS encoding M23 family metallopeptidase; this translates as MQRRTRHGRRLLAALSGLAALIAAAPASVATAQSPQGTSAGSATTASAESTRPAFRMPFVCGQSWRGSNWQGHSPAHSIDWNHYDANGTPDDLGRRVLASAGGTVLSSYYSTSTGYGNTVVIGHGNGWRTRYAHLKTRDVQKGDTVTRGQRIGTVGASSALYDISPHLHYEQIHNGSVVVAVVQGVTWYDYLVRYQTSTNGC
- a CDS encoding AbfB domain-containing protein encodes the protein MSVRLSLFSNNFPDHFIIDRTSGVDIAKVENDLDRDNATFEWTGGLGFGETGQLLRATAPLGFCLRIATFDDFRIHSKFFTGIDDPDVADEVRADSTFALVRAEIDPNHFSFRSVRFPNRFIRHRDFKLFAERVNTPPELQSACFRFNPPLADQ